From Podospora bellae-mahoneyi strain CBS 112042 chromosome 3, whole genome shotgun sequence, the proteins below share one genomic window:
- the PCF11 gene encoding mRNA 3' end processing factor (COG:A; EggNog:ENOG503NXC6) yields MEDHGEEVAADFREALQDLTTNARFEIVTLTNIARENADHGLAISEVLTNHIKEAPASKTLPALYVLDSIVKNVPTPYALYFGPKLYQIFMGSYTKVDNATRRKMDEMLKTWKEPVAGSISKKPVFPLELVRPIENALLAARNAYMEQAKFQTHLMRGRPAGPPARDTPTPPMGRAYQPPPPPPHGQPPYQGPPNGQYPPPGEQAYPMRSGNTPNGVPNHATPPQPPPSAEPYAHYQPPPNQGPYGVPPAPGINIDKLKDDIQQLIELDRAGFAQNMHDASKQNRLKALLDLQKVVQSQNLPQEQLMIISDQVAKLAVNMRAAQAQPPPSYPPALPPPYNTHTPTPPVVTQQFAPPPVAAAAPPPSVLPQLPAVLAAALGRPASNVAPLPVAAAPPPPVRPATTAGGAASGTLSLDAILGQGALAALLAAKKPATPQQSSTAPVPPAAAVPPALAALRSPPQQAAPFQPPPAPPVAQQQPPAAAANPLTQNPSALLAMLRQSGLLGGTPGVPTLPPAIPSLPPPDPNIITLTPSSLKFPRLHLLSYLLDHLGPPCSQCGRRFPITEEGRKKKTQHMDWHFRVHQRVAGAEQRGQHRSQFVSELDWIQSHEEPDVDYNAPSGGGGSGDGDGSESDDNDWSAAVKGGRRKKNEKKKRWITAPDEGDGTGTGTNKVCPICQEKFQSRYLEEVQDWVWMDAVVVGSGQGRRVFHGTCWDEVNTGGGGGGQGQGTMVMLGNSNNKRKMEEDGGGEGEEEVRGGIKRLMR; encoded by the exons ATGGAAGACCACGGCGAAGAAGTGGCGGCCGATTTCCGTGAGGCGCTCCAGGACTTGACCACCAATGCTCGCTTTGAAATCGTCACATTGACCAACATCGCCCGAGAGAACGCCGACCATGGTCTGGCCATTTCAGAGGTCCTCACAAATCACATCAAAGAG GCAcccgcctccaaaaccctACCCGCCCTCTACGTCCTGGACTCGATCGTGAAGAATGTTCCGACTCCCTACGCCCTATATTTCGGCCCCAAGCTCTATCAAATCTTCATGGGTTCCTACACCAAAGTCGACAACGCGACACGGAGAAAGATGGACGAAATGCTGAAGACATGGAAGGAACCTGTAGCCGGGTCCATCTCCAAGAAACCGGTCTTCCCACTTGAATTGGTTCGACCCATTGAGAACGCTCTGCTGGCTGCCCGCAATGCCTACATGGAGCAAGCCAAATTCCAGACCCATCTCATGCGAGGGCGTCCGGCCGGCCCGCCTGCCAGAGATACGCCGACACCTCCTATGGGCAGAGCttaccaaccaccaccaccaccaccacatggACAGCCCCCATATCAGGGACCACCTAATGGACAGTACCCGCCGCCTGGAGAACAAGCCTATCCCATGCGCTCCGGGAAC ACACCCAATGGCGTCCCTAACCATGCTACGCCACcgcagcctcctccatcagccGAGCCATATGCTCACTACCAGCCACCTCCCAACCAAGGTCCCTATGGTGTTCCTCCGGCTCCAGGAATAAACATAGACAAGTTGAAAGATGATATCCAGCAGTTGATCGAGCTGGACAGGGCGGGTTTTGCCCAGAACATGCATGATGCTAGTAAACAAAACAGACTGAAGGCTTTGCTGGATTTGCAAAAAGTAGTCCAGAGCCAAAACCTGCCTCAGGAGCAGTTGATGATCATAAGCGATCAAGTTGCTAAACTTGCTGTAAACATGCGCGCTGCCCAGGCGcagccaccgccatcatATCCTCCTgctctgccaccaccatACAACACGCacaccccaacacctcctgtTGTAACTCAACAGTTTGCACCTCCTCCagttgctgccgctgctcctccaccttcggTACTGCCCCAATTACCAGCGGTACTAGCGGCGGCTCTGGGACGTCCGGCATCAAATGTTGCTCCCCTGCCCGTGGcagcggcaccaccaccaccagtccgTCCGGCAACCACCGCAGGAGGTGCCGCTTCGGGAACACTATCTCTCGATGCGATTCTTGGCCAGGGCGCTCTGGCTGCGCTTTTGGCGGCCAAGAAACCTGCCACCCCTCAACAGTCATCTACTGCGCCGGttccgccggcggcggctgtACCACCTGCTTTGGCCGCGCTGcggtcaccaccacaacaagcaGCTCCatttcaaccaccaccagcaccaccagttgctcaacaacaaccgcccgCTGCGGCAGCCAACCCGTTGACACAGAACCCATCGGCTTTATTGGCTATGCTACGGCAGTCCGGCCTTCTCGGCGGCACCCCCGGCGTACCTACACTACCACCcgccatcccatctctcccacccccggaTCCGAACATCATAACTctcaccccttcctctctcaaATTCCCCCGCTTGCATCTGTTGTCTTATCTCCTCGATCACCTCGGCCCTCCCTGCTCCCAGTGCGGCCGCCGCTTCCCCATCACGGAAGAAggcagaaagaagaagacgcagCACATGGACTGGCACTTTCGTGTTCATCAGCGTGTTGCTGGGGCTGAGCAAAGGGGTCAGCACCGGTCGCAGTTTGTGAGCGAGCTTGATTGGATTCAAAGTCACGAGGAGCCGGATGTGGATTATAACGCCCCCAGCGGCGGGGGCGGGTCAGGAGACGGGGATGGGAGCGAGAGTGATGATAATGATTGGTCTGCTGCGgtaaaaggggggaggaggaagaagaatgagaagaagaagaggtggatCACCGCGcctgatgagggggatgggacggggacggggacgaaCAAGGTCTGCCCGATCTGCCAGGAGAAATTCCAGAGTAGGTatctggaggaggtgcaggaTTGGGTTTGGATGGATgcagttgttgttggatctgggcaggggaggagggtgtttcATGGGACTTGTTGGGATGAGGTTAATactggtgggggagggggagggcaggggcaggggacaatggtgatgttggggaaTAGCAACAAtaagaggaagatggaggaggatggggggggggagggggaggaggaggttagGGGGGGGATTaagaggttgatgaggtga
- a CDS encoding hypothetical protein (EggNog:ENOG503NWPC; COG:M): protein MASDIYQYLPLAAPTSIRLLCLLPAEDPTSPIHCRVLDYNLSIPGGTHLYEALSYAWGQVGDNQHHVVVDGKELAVTPNLHAALLRLRNAQLQRILWIDAICISQQDIPEKTKQIQLMAQFYSKAARSGSVKQKTVGTKHSSSSVSFASDDTKDGDTPNREVLSLLRRSWFRRIWILQEIAAARSIIIKCGSVEIDGYAFTVALDSKLLPRICHTLPPLHSRIQSLTHLMKGAAFRQKTVGEGAFPPLQGRPIGELVNMYHNREATVLHDKLFALYGMAIQSFTPDYSISWDEVLRQLSRRILGSTQLIRTWKNTEMAVIRGERGSFGQAEVNQVAQGGRQNVVIDYTLADYGWSPEWPSEATSLPPSANAVRPGDIVCKLKNAGSPMIIRPHVDYFSVVMITVSLKRPLPNEKPAVWMTKSFLLVWDWTHAASGPDAKFDILVALRDLDHGLDDRLRRGFDMASVFLEKPATLARPVDSPNHVKIQGLLSDWVKLAEKEYGRNDRKTVNVKIRTALYDWGVRKLREIRAKLRRLMEKRLRVEGLYPNLMMDCESLAKLYRRELEVIEVKQQRGDQENHRACLLEEDGLVHQIMFCELERSPKKHQNRVSQSFGPRIPDINDFLENYRAIRGLMDIILTIKGDGLEIKMHLMNRVTCHPLGGDMMWYIYSCGLETRFPEPDKALLLRAAACEGQGDLMLEAISKGHNAVRLKLGDLEDLLLAGANYKNSGSKVAGMLLSRFVLGWKFTVTKEVVISAASNVKHGELILRQLLDHGNVDTLDVTGETLRAVTKMGKHGQAIMDLLLELDSELEEREKSRWRLWLGRSRD, encoded by the exons ATGGCTTCCGACATCTACCAGTATCTGCCTCTTGCGGCGCCGACCAGTATACGTCTTCTGTGCTTGCTCCCAGCCGAGGACCCGACGTCTCCGATTCACTGCCGAGTCCTTGACTACAATCTCTCGATCCCTGGCGGAACACACTTGTACGAAGCTCTGTCTTACGCCTGGGGGCAAGTGGGCGATAACCAGCACCACGTTGTCGTTGACGGGAAGGAGCTTGCTGTGACACCAAACCTCCATGCCGCCCTGCTGCGCCTTCGAAATGCACAGCTACAGCGCATTCTCTGGATCGATGCCATCTGCATCAGCCAGCAGGATATCCCCGAGAAAACGAAGCAAATTCAACTCATGGCCCAGTTCTACAGCAAGGCGGCACGG TCTGGCTCGGTGAAGCAGAAGACGGTGGGGACAAAGCACTCGAGCAGCTCCGTCAGCTTTGCATCCGATGATACAAAGGATGGTGATACACCCAACCGAGAGGTCCTTTCATTGCTTCGGCGGTCGTGGTTCAGGCGCATTTGG ATTCTGCAGGAGATCGCGGCCGCACGAagtatcatcatcaaatgCGGATCAGTTGAGATTGATGGCTATGCTTTCACTGTCGCTCTCGACTCCAAGCTGCTGCCTCGCATCTGCCATACCTTGCCCCCATTGCACAGTCGTATACAGTCGTTGACGCACCTCATGAAAGGGGCAGCATTTCGTCAAAAAACCGTCGGTGAGGGCGCCTTTCCGCCACTCCAGGGCCGTCCCATCGGTGAGTTAGTGAATATGTATCACAACCGCGAAGCCACTGTCCTTCACGACAAATTATTCGCGCTGTATGGGATGGCAATTCAAAGCTTCACACCGGATTACAGTATTTCATGGGACGAGGTGTTGCGCCAACTCTCTCGACGCATACTGGGTAGTACTCAGCTGATCAGGACATGGAAAAATACAGAAATGGCCGTGATTCGGGGGGAAAGGGGCTCTTTTGGGCAGG CGGAGGTGAACCAAGTCGCGCAGGGTGGGCGGCAAAACGTGGTCATTGACTACACGCTGGCCGATTATGGGTGGTCGCCTGAATGGCCTAGTGAGGCGACGTCCCTCCCGCCATCAGCAAACGCTGTCCGGCCGGGCGATATTGTGTGCAAGCTGAAGAATGCCGGGAGCCCGATGATCATTCGACCACACGTGGATTACTTCTCAGTTGTCATGATCACGGTTTCTCTTAAACGACCATTACCCAATGAGAAGCCAGCTGTTTGGATGACAAAGAGCTTTCTTCTTGTTTGGGACTGGACACATGCCGCATCAGGCCCTGATGCCAAGTTCGATATTCTGGTTGCGCTTCGTGATCTTGACCACGGGCTCGATGACcggttgaggaggggtttTGACATGGCTTCCGTATTCCTGGAGAAGCCAGCAACACTGGCAAGACCCGTAGATTCTCCCAATCATGTGAAGATACAGGGGCTCCTTAGCGACTGGGTTAAGCTAGCTGAGAAAGAGTACGGGCGCAACGACCGGAAGACAGTGAACGTAAAGATCAGGACTGCTCTGTATGACTGGGGCGTGAGGAAGTTGAGGGAGATCAGAGCAAAGCTTCGACGACTCATGGAAAAGAGGCTGCGCGTTGAAGGCCTCTACCCCAACCTGATGATGGACTGTGAAAGCTTGGCCAAGCTGTATAGGAGAGAACTTGAAGTGATTGAGGTGAAACAGCAAAGGGGGGACCAGGAAAACCATCGCGCTtgtttgttggaggaggatggtttgGTACACCAAATCATGTTCTGCGAATTGGAAAGGAGCCCAAAAAAGCACCAGAATCGCGTTTCACAATCTTTCGGCCCACGTATTCCGGATATCAACGATTTCCTTGAAAACTACCGAGCCATCCGAGGCCTCATGGACATCATACTCACGATAAAGGGTGACGGACTCGAAATAAAGATGCATTTGATGAATAGAGTAACGTGCCATCCTCTAGGGGGCGATATGATGTGGTATATATACTCTTGTGGGTTAGAGACACGTTTTCCCGAGCCCGACAAAGCCTTGCTGCTTAGAGCAGCGGCGTGCGAGGGGCAAGGGGATCTCATGTTGGAAGCAATCTCGAAAGGACACAATGCCGTAAGACTGAAACTTGGCGATCTGGAAGACCTGCTTCTGGCGGGTGCCAACTATAAAAATAGTGGGAGCAAAGTCGCAGGAATGTTGCTCAGTCGTTTCGTGCTGGGCTGGAAGTTTACGGTCACAAAGGAAGTGGTGATATCAGCTGCTAGCAATGTTAAGCATGGGGAGTTAATATTACGGCAGCTTCTGGATCACGGCAATGTCGACACACTTGATGTTACTGGCGAGACCCTTAGAGCAGTGACCAAGATGGGGAAGCATGGGCAAGCTATTATGGATTTGCTTCTCGAGCTTGATAGTGAACTGGAAGAGCGCGAGAAAAGCAGGTGGCGGCTTTGGCTCGGACGGAGCCGGGATTGA
- the SPT23 gene encoding SPT3 Dosage dependent suppressor of Ty-induced promoter mutations-like protein (EggNog:ENOG503P07N; COG:K), with the protein MATAGPAALNCELSNMDQPMSAWEPSFDELNNNNNNSSSSSSNYPSHFMSLMQDFTNEPYPEEYFDSDESPLPSGPDVMDDVGDVFIPLSPSDALPMSQVNLYTSSRNSLADSGSSNGPTSTTVTSTSLRNHKDDSVLDGSEIKPEWKTEQTVDGRNGLDGPSFGGAMEPHSDFSSPNSAGYETAQQLSPQTSQADSLMFGNNNIYMPFDFKQTTSDMSFETSRETSPFSPRMPNPQSPQYYHGLPTNTYPPWHPISMGVNPQMVPVPSQFSGNVGPPLNFNRGLFTQPQPFKLTVDPTPTKSRVETQIPIKLNLTPLPPGIKRIHLPTHTISKPKLLAKPTPEPSPDMLELHVRLVCTSAMQNKDLMKTAMEQARKASKVPRVKPTLPSLQSGDGSDDGPKPQDGGEVTICQNCVSRERKRASRKKIKKVEDEEIWRQDELYRVIVFNTGEVREWEAPKGETDESGQLQVHMVQPGAPWTVEAPMRIACYCRHHTEKLGFQVIFTLTDFRGEFVAQALSPSIMITDDHKTPHAAENALNRQAAVESTVFYPSPPLTNAADRRSSSMSTQLPDQPIQASRLLVRPAPAGPLPGQQPSKKRKQAAARLETALSPVAQLPSTVGPSASSTPSPQYRHMPPAHLGLPPDGMFVSPTGTMAPGQLQMSPGHASGPPTPNHNQPSLFNPNGTANLDNGGAGLYSGTSSLHQSRAPSPTTSMATLTMPAARGGVALSQVAPRNVYASGPANAASNAASQTPVIHKVVPQEGLVLGGYEVTVLGKGFKRGVEVMFGGKPATTTTFWGPESLVCLVPPAESPGAVRITFKDAQLELQGHPVWFTYKDDCDQQAVNLALAILNSKMNGGSGGLYGFAQQIIGRHQESQDSFGAGGGMTGGDGSYTGRPTGANLDGQLLNVLEMIDLDDSPHSARFNLRTRATGQTALHVACYLGLHRFVAGLLARGANPDVRDKAGYTALHMASLRNRPDIIRLLTSHGADSTLRTLSGLTAADVAKSPAAIRAINRFESHTRSRSGVSLHSRVNSALNLAKALPARESKDAESDNSLKVEADDGEESPEYSTFATTEESDVASENADEEDEWLDMRENNSITPAPPADDAPRRQRRGTDGLGGLALPTAAMTAFRDHMTTQFQQLQQAMQLNILQNLPMPYIPQMPDYQAAVMQRLASMVPNLGGPRPDSNVEDVSSIKELWHVLSSMATSAQPAPIQAPPAYSEIFQQDTYDKKQSSAVQAAAEAEADVKCVALYDEAGPSTQEALTVTAPVVEAEEQFSDEDAAFIEIGPKNAITEAQRERILRARAERMKRLSGDRNLFFIWIPLLVLMMCAMFYSSLPYWGSTIREVITNVRVPQGAVLGQLV; encoded by the exons ATGGCCACGGCAGGACCGGCCGCCTTGAATTGCGAACTGTCCAACATGGACCAACCAATGTCAGCCTGGGAACCCTCGTTTGAtgagctcaacaacaacaacaacaa cagcagcagcagcagcagcaactaTCCCAGCCACTTCATGTCGCTGATGCAGGATTTCACCAATGAGCCGTATCCAGAAGAATATTTCGATTCCGATGAGAGCCCTCTTCCCTCGGGGCCTGATGTCATGGACGACGTGGGGGATGTTTTCATCCCCTTGTCCCCTTCTGACGCTCTTCCCATGAGCCAGGTCAACTTGTACACCAGCTCGCGGAACTCGTTGGCCGACTCGGGCTCCTCCAACGGGCCAACAAGCACAACGGTTACTAGCACATCATTGAGAAACCACAAGGATGATTCAGTGCTGGATGGGTCCGAGATCAAGCCAGAATGGAAGACGGAGCAAACTGTCGACGGGCGTAATGGTCTTGACGGGCCAAGTTTCGGAGGAGCGATGGAGCCTCATTCAGACTTCAGCTCCCCAAACAGCGCCGGCTACGAGACAGCCCAGCAACTATCGCCGCAGACGAGCCAGGCCGATTCTCTGATGTTTGGCAATAACAATATATACATG CCCTTTGATTTCAAGCAGACAACAAGTGACATGTCATTCGAGACTTCGCGCGAAACATCTCCTTTCTCCCCACGAATGCCCAACCCCCAATCGCCGCAGTACTACCATGGTCTACCAACAAACACCTACCCACCATGGCACCCAATCAGCATGGGTGTAAATCCGCAGATGGTGCCTGTTCCATCACAGTTTTCTGGAAACGTAGGGCCACCGCTCAACTTTAACAGGGGGCTTTTtacccaaccacaaccttTCAAGCTTACCGTAGACCCAACGCCTACCAAGTCCCGAGTCGAGACGCAGATTCCGATAAAATTGAACCTGACGCCACTCCCTCCTGGTATCAAAAGGATTCATCTTCCAACACACACCATCAGCAAGCCAAAGCTTCTCGCCAAGCCTACCCCAGAGCCGTCTCCAGACATGTTGGAGCTGCACGTTCGGCTTGTTTGTACAAGCGCCATGCAGAACAAGGACCTCATGAAGACAGCCATGGAACAAGCACGCAAGGCATCCAAGGTACCTAGAGTCAAGCCGACTCTACCGTCCTTGCAGTCCGGAGACGGAAGTGATGATGGACCAAAACCTCAGGATGGCGGGGAAGTCACCATTTGTCAAAATTGTGTGTCGCGAGAACGGAAGCGGGCCAGTCGCAAAAAGATCAAAAaggtggaagatgaagagatTTGGAGGCAGGACGAGCTATACCGAGTGATCGTTTTCAACACTGGCGAAGTCAGGGAGTGGGAAGCCCCGAAAGGGGAGACGGACGAATCAGGCCAGTTGCAAGTGCACATGGTGCAACCAGGAGCGCCGTGGACTGTCGAGGCACCGATGAGAATCGCGTGTTACTGCCGGCATCATACCGAAAAGCTGGGCTTTCAGGTCATCTTCACACTGACGGATTTCAGGGGAGAGTTTGTCGCCCAGGCCTTGTCACCCTCGATCATGATTACCGATGATCACAAGACTCCCCATGCCGCCGAAAATGCATTGAATAGACAGGCTGCCGTCGAAAGCACAGTTTTCTACCCCTCGCCTCCCCTGACCAACGCAGCAGACAGGCGCAGCTCATCGATGTCTACGCAGTTGCCTGACCAGCCGATCCAAGCTTCTCGCCTCTTGGTACGCCCGGCTCCGGCTGGACCCCTCCCTGGACAGCAACCgtcgaagaagaggaagcaggcCGCAGCACGGCTCGAAACGGCCCTGTCTCCGGTAGCACAACTGCCATCGACGGTTGGCCCCTCGGCTtcgtcaacaccatccccccaGTATCGACACATGCCACCTGCACATTTGGGGCTCCCTCCTGACGGAATGTTTGTGTCACCCACAGGGACAATGGCCCCAGGTCAGCTGCAAATGTCACCGGGGCACGCCAGTGGTCCACCGacacccaaccacaaccaaccGTCGTTATTCAATCCGAACGGGACCGCGAATCTGGACAATGGAGGTGCCGGTTTATATTCTGGAACGTCCTCACTCCACCAAAGCAGAGCCCCCagccccaccacctccatgGCAACCCTTACTATGCCCGCAGCACGTGGGGGCGTGGCTCTTTCTCAAGTTGCACCCAGAAATGTGTACGCTTCTGGTCCAGCCAACGCCGCCTCGAACGCCGCTTCACAAACTCCAGTCATACATAAGGTGGTACCGCAGGAGGGCTTGGTACTGGGAGGGTATGAGGTTACTGTGCTAGGCAAGGGGTTCAAGAGGGGCGTGGAAGTGATGTTTGGCGGTAAgccggcgacgacgacgacattcTGGGGCCCTGAATCTCTTGTGTGTCTAGTGCCACCGGCCGAATCTCCTGGTGCCGTGAGGATCACTTTCAAGGATGCTCAACTAGAATTGCAGGGACACCCCGTGTGGTTTACGTACAAGGACGACTGTGATCAGCAAGCTGTCAACCTCGCCCTTGCTATCCTCAACAGTAAGATGAATGGAGGGTCTGGTGGTCTCTACGGATTTGCGCAGCAGATCATCGGAAGGCATCAGGAATCGCAGGACAGCTTTGGGGCTGGAGGCGGGATGACTGGAGGGGATGGATCATACACTGGCCGACCAACTGGGGCAAACCTCGATGGTCAGCTCCTAAACGTTTTGGAGATGATTGATCTCGATGACAGCCCACACTCGGCTCGGTTCAACTTGAGGACGAGGGCGACGGGTCAAACTGCCTTGCATGTCGCGTGCTATCTTGGCCTTCATCGCTTTGTCGCTGGTCTTTTGGCTCGCGGAGCAAACCCCGACGTGCGAGATAAGGCTGGATACACAGCGTTGCACATGGCGTCTCTCAGGAACCGGCCAGACATCATCCGCCTTCTGACTTCGCACGGCGCGGATTCCACACTGCGGACACTGTCGGGTCTGACTGCTGCGGATGTGGCCAAGTCACCAGCCGCAATTCGAGCCATCAACCGCTTTGAATCACACACGCGCTCCCGCAGCGGCGTCTCTCTCCATAGCAGGGTCAATAGTGCACTCAATCTCGCAAAGGCACTGCCTGCACGCGAAAGCAAGGATGCAGAGAGTGATAACAGCCTCAAGGTGGAGGCCGATGACGGCGAGGAAAGTCCAGAGTATTCGACATTTGCGACCACGGAAGAGAGCGACGTGGCTTCTGAGAATGCtgacgaagaagatgagtGGCTCGATATGCGCGAAAACAACAGTATCACACCAGCTCCACCGGCAGATGATGCACCCCGTCGGCAGCGCCGTGGTACTGATGGTCTGGGTGGGCTTGCTTTGCCGACAGCCGCCATGACTGCGTTTAGGGACCACATGACTACTCAGTTCCAGCAACTGCAGCAGGCTATGCAGCTCAACATCCTGCAGAACCTACCAATGCCGTACATCCCTCAGATGCCAGATTACCAGGCCGCTGTGATGCAACGGTTAGCCTCGATGGTTCCCAACCTGGGCGGCCCTCGTCCAGACTCGAACGTGGAGGACGTTTCCTCTATCAAGGAGCTGTGGCACGTTCTCTCGTCGATGGCCACCAGTGCTCAACCCGCGCCAATCCAGGCACCACCAGCGTACAGCGAAATCTTCCAACAAGATACTTATGACAAGAAGCAATCGTCTGCGGTTCAAgctgccgccgaggccgaggcagATGTCAAGTGTGTCGCCCTGTACGACGAGGCTGGGCCCTCTACTCAAGAGGCCCTGACTGTCACGGCCccagtggtggaggcggaggaacAGTTCTCGGATGAAGATGCCGCTTTCATCGAGATTGGGCCCAAGAATGCCATCACTGAGGCTCAGCGGGAAAGGATCTTGAGGGCGCGCGCCGAAAGGATGAAGAGGCTGAGTGGGGATCGGAATCTGTTCTTCATTTGG ATTCCTCTTCTCGTCCTCATGATGTGTGCCATGTTCTACAGCAGCTTACCGTACTGGGGCTCCACCATCAGGGAGGTCATTACCAATGTGCGTGTACCTCAGGGTGCTGTTCTTGGCCAGCTGGTATAA